The Staphylococcus sp. KG4-3 genome has a window encoding:
- a CDS encoding glycerol-3-phosphate dehydrogenase/oxidase produces the protein MSLSTLKREQIKKDLKNKDFDVVIIGGGITGAGIALDASQRGMKVALVEMQDFAQGTSSRSTKLVHGGLRYLKQLQVGVVAETGRERAIVYENGPHVTTPERMLLPMHKGGSMGKFTTAIGLTMYDRLAGVKKAERKTMLNAKETLEKEPLVKKSGLKGGGSYVEYRTDDARLTIEVMKRAEEKGATIINHTKSIHFTYDSNEQVNGIQVEDQINNETYPVKAKKVINASGPWVDEVRSGDYARNNKQLRLTKGVHIVIDQSKFPLGQAVYFDTEKDGRMIFAIPREGKAYVGTTDTFYNNDKASPLATQEDRDYLIEAINYMFPDVEVKDEDIESSWAGIRPLILEEGKDPSEISRKDEIWEGKSGLLTIAGGKLTGYRHMALEIVDLLSKRLKEQYGMKFAKCATKHLTISGGDVGGSKNFEQFIDQKVEEAKSYQIDEATARHFASKYGSNAEELFKIAQTAQHQDTGLPLDIYTELIYSIQNEMVHRPTDFFIRRTGKLYFKIDDVLNYKEQVIEVMSDLLGYTNIQKEAYTKELQIAIDEAQTGNQQPAEKE, from the coding sequence ATGAGTTTATCAACATTAAAAAGAGAACAGATCAAGAAAGATTTGAAAAATAAAGATTTTGACGTTGTCATTATTGGCGGCGGTATTACTGGAGCAGGTATTGCTTTAGATGCTAGTCAAAGAGGTATGAAAGTTGCTTTAGTAGAAATGCAAGACTTTGCACAAGGTACAAGCTCACGTTCTACTAAATTAGTACATGGTGGTTTACGTTACTTGAAACAACTACAAGTTGGAGTTGTAGCAGAAACTGGTCGTGAACGCGCAATTGTATATGAAAACGGACCACACGTAACAACACCTGAGCGTATGCTTTTACCAATGCACAAAGGTGGTTCAATGGGTAAATTCACTACTGCTATCGGTTTAACAATGTATGATAGATTAGCTGGTGTTAAAAAGGCAGAACGCAAAACAATGTTAAATGCTAAAGAAACATTAGAAAAAGAACCACTTGTTAAAAAATCTGGTCTTAAAGGTGGCGGTTCTTACGTTGAGTATCGTACTGATGACGCTCGTTTAACAATAGAAGTTATGAAACGTGCAGAAGAAAAAGGCGCAACGATTATTAACCATACAAAATCTATTCATTTCACATATGATTCAAATGAACAAGTTAATGGTATTCAAGTAGAAGATCAAATTAACAATGAAACTTATCCAGTAAAAGCTAAAAAAGTTATCAATGCAAGTGGTCCATGGGTAGACGAAGTTCGCAGTGGTGACTATGCTAGAAATAATAAACAATTACGCTTAACTAAAGGTGTTCACATTGTTATTGATCAATCTAAATTCCCATTAGGTCAAGCTGTTTATTTTGATACTGAAAAAGATGGTCGTATGATTTTTGCTATACCACGTGAAGGTAAAGCTTATGTAGGTACAACAGATACATTCTATAATAACGACAAAGCTTCACCACTTGCTACGCAAGAAGACAGAGATTACTTAATTGAGGCAATCAATTATATGTTCCCAGATGTAGAAGTTAAAGATGAAGACATTGAATCATCATGGGCTGGAATTAGACCATTAATTTTAGAAGAAGGTAAAGACCCATCTGAAATTTCTCGTAAAGATGAAATTTGGGAAGGTAAATCAGGTCTATTAACAATTGCTGGTGGTAAATTAACTGGTTACCGTCACATGGCTTTAGAAATTGTAGACTTATTATCAAAACGTTTGAAAGAGCAATATGGTATGAAATTTGCTAAATGTGCTACAAAACATTTAACAATTTCTGGTGGAGATGTTGGTGGCAGTAAAAACTTTGAACAATTCATCGACCAAAAAGTTGAAGAAGCAAAATCATACCAAATAGACGAAGCAACAGCACGTCACTTTGCTTCTAAGTATGGTTCTAATGCTGAAGAATTATTTAAAATTGCACAAACAGCTCAACATCAAGATACTGGATTGCCATTAGATATTTATACGGAATTAATTTATTCAATACAAAATGAAATGGTGCACCGTCCAACTGACTTCTTTATTCGTCGTACGGGTAAACTTTATTTCAAAATTGATGATGTATTAAATTATAAAGAGCAAGTTATTGAAGTTATGAGCGACTTATTAGGTTACACTAATATTCAAAAAGAAGCTTATACAAAAGAATTACAAATTGCTATTGATGAAGCGCAAACTGGTAACCAGCAACCAGCAGAAAAAGAATAA
- a CDS encoding glutathione peroxidase translates to MTIYDIEVQQPNGETYHLDTYKDKVMLIVNTASECGFTPQFEGLQELYEKYKDQDFIVLGFPCNQFGGQEPGNGEEATQNCKINYGVSFPMHEKIDVKGENQHPLYKFLTEAQNGLFNEKIKWNFTKFLVDKQGNVVHRFSPQKKPNQIESEIEALL, encoded by the coding sequence ATGACTATATATGATATAGAAGTTCAACAGCCAAATGGAGAAACATATCATTTAGACACATATAAAGATAAAGTTATGCTGATTGTGAATACTGCTAGTGAATGTGGATTCACACCTCAGTTTGAAGGTTTACAAGAATTGTATGAGAAATATAAAGATCAAGATTTCATCGTTTTAGGATTCCCATGTAACCAATTCGGTGGTCAAGAACCTGGTAACGGTGAAGAAGCCACACAAAATTGCAAAATTAATTACGGTGTTTCTTTTCCAATGCATGAAAAAATAGATGTTAAAGGAGAAAACCAACACCCACTTTATAAATTTTTAACAGAAGCGCAAAATGGGTTATTTAACGAAAAAATTAAATGGAATTTCACAAAATTCTTAGTTGATAAACAAGGGAACGTCGTTCATCGTTTCTCTCCACAAAAGAAACCAAATCAAATTGAATCTGAGATTGAAGCTCTACTTTAA
- a CDS encoding MerR family transcriptional regulator, producing the protein MKSNDTLRRSMPVFPMSVVTKLSELTARQIRYYETHELLKPHRSDGNKRLFSLNDLERLLEIKSLIEKGFNIKGIKQIIKNDQDHLTDDEQETRKQMIVEATQKPQREAIPINRGDLSRFIK; encoded by the coding sequence TTGAAGTCAAATGATACATTAAGACGAAGTATGCCGGTTTTCCCTATGAGTGTTGTAACAAAATTAAGCGAATTGACTGCAAGACAAATTCGTTATTATGAAACACATGAACTGCTTAAACCACATAGATCAGACGGGAACAAAAGACTTTTTTCATTGAATGATTTGGAACGACTTTTAGAAATTAAAAGCTTAATTGAAAAAGGTTTTAATATAAAAGGAATTAAACAAATTATAAAAAATGATCAAGATCACCTGACTGATGATGAACAAGAGACAAGAAAACAAATGATAGTTGAAGCCACTCAGAAACCGCAGCGAGAAGCAATTCCGATAAATCGTGGAGACTTATCACGCTTTATCAAATAA
- a CDS encoding methionine gamma-lyase family protein: protein MEEMKQLIAETEETLAPYFKDIEEVAYANQEKVLNAFHAVKATENDLQGTTGYGYDDLGRDHLEAIYAHAFKAEDAIVRPQIISGTHAITIALQSVLKYGDELLYITGNPYDTLLEVIGINGNGIESLKEHGVSYDKVDLKEGDIDIQAVFKQIKPQTKVIAIQRSKGYDQRPSIKLDLIEQAIQQIKAQYPDIIIFVDNCYGEFVEKREPIECGADLIAGSLIKNPGGGLAKIGGYIAGEKALVERCGYRLTAPGIGKEAGASLNSLQEMYQGFFLAPHVVSQSLKGALFTSLLLEKMDMRTAPRYDVERTDLIQTVSFDTKEQMILFCQSIQQASPINAHFSPEPAYMPGYEDDVIMAAGTFVQGSSIELSADGPIRPPYEVYVQGGLTYEHVKLAVTRAAQKLKTQQLV, encoded by the coding sequence ATGGAAGAGATGAAACAACTGATTGCAGAAACTGAAGAAACATTAGCACCTTATTTTAAAGATATTGAAGAGGTTGCCTATGCGAATCAAGAAAAAGTATTAAATGCTTTTCATGCAGTCAAAGCAACAGAAAATGACTTACAAGGTACTACTGGCTACGGTTATGATGACTTAGGTCGAGATCACCTTGAAGCAATTTATGCACACGCTTTTAAAGCGGAAGATGCGATTGTAAGACCTCAAATTATCTCTGGTACACACGCGATTACAATTGCCTTGCAGAGCGTTTTGAAATATGGAGATGAACTTTTATATATTACAGGTAACCCATATGATACATTGTTAGAAGTAATAGGTATTAATGGCAATGGGATAGAAAGTTTGAAAGAACATGGCGTGAGTTATGATAAGGTTGATTTAAAAGAGGGCGACATTGATATTCAAGCCGTGTTCAAACAAATTAAACCACAAACAAAAGTAATTGCTATCCAAAGATCGAAAGGTTACGATCAACGCCCTTCAATTAAATTAGATTTAATCGAACAGGCAATACAACAAATAAAAGCACAATATCCTGATATAATCATTTTTGTAGATAATTGCTACGGTGAATTTGTTGAAAAACGTGAACCTATTGAATGTGGTGCAGATTTAATTGCGGGATCATTGATTAAAAATCCAGGTGGCGGCTTAGCAAAAATTGGTGGTTATATCGCAGGTGAAAAAGCGCTAGTCGAAAGATGTGGTTATCGATTAACTGCGCCAGGTATAGGAAAAGAAGCGGGTGCTTCGCTAAATTCCCTTCAAGAAATGTATCAGGGATTTTTTCTTGCGCCACACGTAGTAAGCCAAAGTTTAAAAGGCGCATTATTTACTAGTTTATTATTAGAGAAAATGGATATGCGTACAGCACCGCGCTATGACGTAGAGAGAACTGATTTGATACAAACTGTGTCATTTGATACAAAAGAACAAATGATTCTATTTTGCCAAAGTATCCAACAAGCTTCTCCAATAAATGCACATTTCAGTCCAGAACCAGCTTATATGCCTGGTTATGAAGATGATGTAATCATGGCGGCAGGTACCTTTGTACAAGGATCTTCTATAGAATTGTCGGCAGATGGCCCGATAAGGCCACCGTATGAAGTGTATGTACAAGGTGGTTTAACATATGAACACGTTAAATTAGCTGTTACTAGAGCGGCACAAAAATTAAAAACACAACAACTTGTATAA
- the hfq gene encoding RNA chaperone Hfq, translating into MNTTENIQDKFLGQFKADQTKVVVFLVNGFQMKGIIEDYDKYLVCLLSQGKQHLIYKHAISTFTIDDSNNNEEV; encoded by the coding sequence ATGAATACAACAGAGAACATCCAAGATAAATTCCTTGGGCAATTTAAGGCTGATCAAACAAAGGTAGTTGTGTTTTTAGTGAATGGTTTTCAAATGAAAGGTATTATCGAAGATTATGATAAGTATTTAGTATGCTTATTATCACAAGGCAAACAGCATTTAATTTACAAACATGCGATTAGTACATTTACAATTGACGATTCAAACAATAACGAGGAAGTATAA
- a CDS encoding S66 peptidase family protein produces MLKPQKLKRGDTVAIVSLSSGIAGDDSIIWRTYQGIQRLQEIFGLKVKIMPHALKGSEFIQQHPELRASDLNEAIRDREVKAIISCIGGDDAIRIWPYVDREALQNFPKIFSGYSDSTTVHMMFYKMGITSFYGPALLTDFAENINMDCYTIKDIEKNWFNSEPIGEVSPAKYIRPYGLSWNVENKAIARPVIQQQGYIFLQGQRQVNIKGHLIGGNLETLVDIIDSELFPQLNDFEQAILFLETSEDMPNPDEFRDMLFQLLKKGVFHRVNGIIFGKPFNNTYYEQYKDEILTFFNVEPLKQLPILYNLSFGHNEPKHILPYGVEAQINCETKQFFITEKAVTED; encoded by the coding sequence ATGTTAAAACCGCAAAAGTTAAAACGGGGAGATACGGTTGCTATTGTATCGCTATCCTCAGGTATCGCAGGTGATGATTCTATTATATGGCGAACATATCAAGGAATACAAAGATTACAAGAGATTTTCGGTTTGAAAGTAAAAATAATGCCGCATGCACTAAAGGGCAGTGAGTTTATACAACAACATCCAGAATTGCGTGCCTCAGACCTAAATGAAGCTATAAGAGATAGAGAAGTTAAAGCTATTATAAGTTGTATTGGTGGAGATGATGCGATTAGGATATGGCCTTATGTAGATCGTGAAGCACTCCAAAACTTCCCGAAAATTTTCTCAGGGTATTCAGATTCAACAACAGTACATATGATGTTTTATAAAATGGGAATCACTAGTTTTTACGGTCCAGCGTTGTTAACAGATTTTGCAGAGAATATTAACATGGATTGTTATACTATAAAAGATATAGAAAAGAATTGGTTTAATAGTGAACCAATTGGTGAAGTGAGCCCTGCAAAATATATTAGACCTTATGGATTAAGTTGGAATGTTGAAAATAAAGCAATAGCGAGACCGGTTATACAACAACAAGGATATATTTTCTTACAGGGACAAAGACAAGTTAATATCAAAGGACACTTAATAGGTGGGAATTTGGAAACACTTGTAGATATTATAGATTCTGAATTATTTCCACAACTAAATGATTTTGAACAGGCTATTTTATTTTTAGAAACTTCGGAAGATATGCCTAACCCTGATGAATTTAGAGACATGTTGTTTCAATTGCTTAAAAAGGGAGTGTTCCATAGAGTTAACGGTATAATATTCGGTAAACCATTTAACAATACTTATTATGAGCAATATAAAGATGAAATATTGACATTTTTCAACGTAGAACCACTCAAGCAATTACCTATATTATATAATTTGTCATTTGGTCATAACGAACCTAAACATATATTGCCTTATGGTGTTGAAGCACAAATTAATTGCGAAACTAAACAATTTTTTATTACTGAAAAAGCTGTTACTGAGGATTAA
- the hflX gene encoding GTPase HflX, producing the protein MTQYQTHTTEQKLETAILIGVHAQTDNDFNFESTMEELASLSRTCQLDVQEQFTQNRINVDNKYYVGKGKLDEIKAYVEFHDIDVIVANDELTTAQSKTLNGNLNVKIIDRTQLILEIFALRARSKEGKLQVELAQLDYLMPRLQGHGRSLSRLGGGIGTRGPGETKLEMDRRHIRTRMNEIKNQLETVVEHRERYRNNREQNHVFQVALVGYTNAGKSSWFNALAKETTYEKNLLFATLDPKTRQIQINDGFNLIISDTVGFIQKLPTTLIAAFKSTLEEAKNADLLLHVVDSSHPEYRAQYDTVNQIIGDLEMGQIPQAIIFNKKDLHEGTLPATNKPHVFVSSKEQEDVEKVKELLYNEVKKVLTYYEEDVPSSDADRLYFLKQNTLVSELNFNETTATYEVKGYKKE; encoded by the coding sequence ATGACCCAATATCAAACGCATACCACCGAACAAAAATTAGAGACAGCTATATTAATTGGAGTACACGCTCAAACAGATAATGATTTTAATTTCGAATCTACGATGGAAGAGTTGGCATCTCTTTCCAGAACATGTCAATTGGACGTTCAAGAGCAATTTACTCAAAATAGAATAAACGTTGATAACAAATATTATGTTGGTAAAGGTAAATTAGATGAGATAAAAGCATATGTTGAATTTCATGATATTGATGTTATCGTGGCGAACGATGAATTGACAACAGCGCAATCTAAGACACTCAACGGTAATTTAAATGTTAAAATCATTGATAGAACACAGCTTATATTAGAAATATTTGCTTTAAGAGCACGTAGTAAAGAAGGTAAATTACAAGTAGAATTAGCTCAATTAGATTATTTAATGCCTAGATTGCAAGGACACGGGAGAAGCTTATCGCGTTTAGGTGGTGGAATCGGTACAAGAGGCCCTGGTGAAACAAAGCTTGAAATGGACCGCAGACATATAAGAACAAGAATGAATGAAATCAAGAACCAGTTAGAAACTGTAGTAGAGCATCGTGAACGTTATCGTAACAATCGCGAACAAAATCATGTGTTTCAAGTTGCACTGGTTGGTTACACAAATGCTGGTAAATCATCGTGGTTTAACGCATTAGCTAAAGAAACAACGTATGAAAAGAATTTATTGTTTGCAACGCTTGATCCTAAAACGAGACAAATTCAAATTAACGATGGGTTTAATCTCATTATTTCTGATACGGTTGGTTTTATACAAAAATTACCAACAACGCTTATTGCTGCTTTTAAATCCACTTTAGAAGAAGCTAAAAATGCAGATTTACTGTTACATGTAGTAGATAGTAGTCATCCAGAATATCGAGCGCAATATGATACGGTGAATCAAATTATTGGTGATTTAGAAATGGGACAAATCCCTCAAGCGATTATCTTTAATAAAAAAGATTTGCATGAGGGGACATTACCAGCTACAAATAAACCGCATGTTTTTGTTTCGAGTAAAGAACAAGAAGATGTAGAAAAGGTTAAAGAACTTTTATATAATGAAGTGAAAAAAGTATTAACTTATTATGAAGAGGATGTACCAAGTTCAGATGCCGATCGTTTATATTTTTTAAAACAAAATACATTAGTGTCTGAATTGAATTTTAACGAAACAACTGCGACTTATGAAGTGAAAGGCTATAAAAAAGAGTAG
- the miaA gene encoding tRNA (adenosine(37)-N6)-dimethylallyltransferase MiaA, whose product MQSDKPFLIVLVGPTAVGKTEFSIELAKKVNGEIISGDSMQVYKQMDIGTAKITQDEMSGIPHHMIDILEPDENFSAYEFKNRAQRLIKDIIARGRVPIIAGGTGLYIQSLIYNYEFEDETISEQKSLEIEAKLSELDKLSNEALHRYLASFDEVSAQEIHPNNRKRVRRAIQYYLKTKKLLSSRKKVQQFTENYDTLLLGIEMSRDILYQRINKRVDIMLERGLVSEVQQLVDNGYETSQSMQAIGYKEIVPVIKQELSLDEATEKLKQHSRNYAKRQMTWFKNKLDVLWLDREKMSLSLMLEEVSVQIQKRRT is encoded by the coding sequence GTGCAAAGCGACAAACCATTTTTAATCGTATTAGTAGGACCAACGGCTGTGGGCAAAACAGAATTTAGCATTGAATTAGCAAAGAAAGTGAATGGTGAAATTATTAGTGGTGATTCAATGCAAGTTTATAAACAAATGGATATTGGAACTGCTAAAATTACGCAAGACGAGATGTCAGGTATCCCTCATCATATGATTGATATTTTAGAACCGGATGAAAACTTTTCAGCATATGAATTTAAAAATAGAGCGCAACGATTAATTAAAGATATTATAGCGAGAGGACGTGTGCCTATTATTGCAGGCGGCACAGGTCTATATATTCAATCTCTTATCTATAATTATGAGTTTGAAGATGAAACTATTTCAGAACAGAAAAGTTTAGAAATTGAAGCAAAGTTATCTGAACTTGATAAATTATCAAATGAGGCGTTGCATCGATACTTGGCGTCTTTTGATGAAGTCTCTGCACAAGAAATACACCCAAATAATCGAAAAAGAGTTAGAAGAGCGATACAATATTATTTAAAAACAAAAAAACTTTTAAGTTCTCGCAAGAAAGTACAACAATTTACTGAAAATTATGATACATTATTATTAGGGATAGAAATGTCGCGTGACATATTATATCAAAGAATTAATAAACGCGTAGATATAATGTTGGAGCGTGGATTAGTTAGTGAAGTGCAACAACTCGTTGATAACGGATATGAAACTAGTCAAAGTATGCAAGCGATAGGATACAAAGAAATTGTACCAGTCATCAAACAAGAATTAAGTTTAGATGAAGCAACTGAAAAATTAAAACAGCATTCTAGAAATTACGCTAAGCGACAAATGACTTGGTTTAAAAACAAGCTCGACGTGTTGTGGTTAGATAGAGAGAAAATGTCACTATCATTGATGTTAGAAGAGGTTTCAGTCCAAATACAGAAAAGGAGAACATAA
- a CDS encoding alpha/beta hydrolase — MSKNEFKITVSDGTMLEVKLDKAKNETIGIVHLLHGMAEHMDRYDHLVESLNQQGYDVLRHNHRGHGKEIDDSERGNIDNMSQVADDTYEIAQTMCAHYYNIPYIVIGHSMGSIIARIFVQKYPDAAQGVILSGTTQYPKYKAVLLRMVLKLITLISGKKRRLNWLNRIMYRTFNKNIVNQQTTSDWLSSNPEEVKQFIKDPYTGFLVSNQLIYESMKHMLLTSSGKNMKKINPSLPILLISGKDDPLSEYGKGIRKLGNLYKKAGVKHITVHLYKNKRHEVLFEQGYTETWQHMYEWIEKQILKKYK; from the coding sequence ATGAGTAAAAATGAATTTAAAATAACAGTTTCAGACGGGACAATGTTAGAAGTTAAATTAGATAAAGCTAAAAATGAAACAATTGGTATCGTGCATTTACTTCATGGTATGGCTGAGCATATGGATAGATACGATCATCTAGTTGAATCGTTAAATCAGCAAGGTTACGATGTATTGCGTCATAACCATAGAGGTCATGGTAAAGAGATTGACGATAGTGAAAGAGGAAATATTGATAATATGTCGCAAGTAGCTGATGATACATATGAAATAGCACAAACAATGTGTGCACATTATTATAATATACCTTACATTGTAATCGGGCACTCTATGGGGTCAATTATTGCACGTATTTTTGTTCAAAAATATCCAGATGCTGCACAAGGGGTAATTTTATCAGGAACGACACAATATCCTAAATATAAAGCTGTATTGCTAAGAATGGTTTTAAAATTAATCACACTAATTTCAGGGAAAAAACGGCGTTTAAATTGGTTGAATCGTATTATGTATAGAACATTTAACAAAAATATAGTTAATCAGCAAACAACAAGTGATTGGTTATCTAGTAATCCTGAAGAAGTGAAACAATTTATCAAAGATCCTTATACAGGTTTCTTAGTATCTAACCAATTGATCTACGAATCAATGAAACATATGTTACTGACAAGCAGTGGTAAAAATATGAAAAAAATCAATCCAAGTCTTCCAATTTTATTAATATCTGGTAAAGATGATCCATTAAGTGAATATGGTAAAGGAATAAGAAAATTAGGTAATTTATATAAAAAAGCAGGGGTTAAGCATATCACTGTACACTTGTATAAAAACAAGAGACATGAAGTATTATTTGAGCAAGGTTATACAGAAACATGGCAACATATGTATGAGTGGATAGAAAAACAAATTTTAAAAAAGTACAAATAG
- a CDS encoding MIP/aquaporin family protein yields MSVYFAEFLGTAILVLFGGGVCANVNLKKSAGNGADWVVIALGWGLAVTMGVYAVGNISGAHLNPAVTLAFAMDGALSWGMVPGYIICQILGGITGGIVVWLMYLAHWKQTEDQGAKLGVFSTAPAIKNYFANFLSEIIGTAALTLGLMFIGMNKIADGLNPLIVGSLIIAIGLSLGGPTGYAINPARDLGPRIAHAILPIAGKGNSNWSYAIVPVLGPVTGGMIGAVIYRLVYKGAFDMMSVVAIVLLIVTVALGIVLNKSKSAKGIESVY; encoded by the coding sequence ATGAGTGTATATTTTGCTGAATTCTTGGGAACAGCAATATTAGTATTATTTGGGGGAGGCGTTTGTGCCAACGTCAATTTGAAAAAAAGTGCTGGTAACGGCGCGGATTGGGTTGTTATTGCATTAGGTTGGGGACTTGCGGTTACAATGGGAGTCTATGCTGTCGGTAATATTTCAGGCGCGCATCTTAACCCCGCGGTAACACTTGCGTTCGCTATGGATGGTGCTTTAAGTTGGGGCATGGTACCAGGGTATATAATTTGCCAAATTCTAGGTGGTATTACTGGTGGTATCGTTGTTTGGTTAATGTATTTAGCACACTGGAAACAAACGGAAGATCAAGGAGCAAAATTAGGTGTATTCTCTACTGCGCCTGCAATTAAAAACTATTTTGCAAACTTCTTAAGTGAAATTATTGGTACTGCTGCTCTAACATTAGGCTTAATGTTTATAGGTATGAATAAAATCGCTGATGGTTTAAATCCATTAATCGTTGGTAGCTTGATTATTGCAATTGGTTTAAGTTTAGGTGGTCCAACTGGTTATGCGATTAACCCAGCTCGTGACTTAGGTCCGCGTATTGCGCATGCGATATTACCAATTGCAGGTAAAGGTAATTCGAATTGGAGTTATGCAATTGTTCCTGTTTTAGGCCCTGTCACAGGTGGTATGATTGGTGCTGTTATTTATAGATTAGTTTACAAAGGGGCATTTGATATGATGTCAGTTGTAGCAATAGTATTACTAATAGTTACAGTTGCCCTTGGTATTGTGTTAAATAAATCTAAAAGTGCAAAAGGTATCGAATCGGTTTATTAA
- the glpK gene encoding glycerol kinase GlpK: protein MEKYILSIDQGTTSSRAILFDQDGKIKGVAQREFKQFFPKSGWVEHDANEIWTSVLAVIAEVLNEENVGADQIASIGITNQRETTVVWDKETSRPIYHAIVWQSRQTQSICQDLKEQGLEDKFREKTGLLLDPYFAGTKVKWILDNVEGAREKADNDELLFGTIDSWLVWKLSGGKAHITDYTNASRTLIYNIHELEWDQELLDILEIPNSMLPEVKASSEVYANTIDYHFFGKEVPISGIAGDQQAALFGQACFNRGDVKNTYGTGGFMLMNTGEEAVTSKSGLLTTIAYGIDGKVNYALEGSIFVSGSAIQWLRDGLRMINSAPQSENYAERVESSEGVYVVPAFVGLGTPYWDAEARGAIFGLTRGTEKEHFIRATLESLCYQTRDVLEAMEKDSDITVNNLRVDGGAVKNNFIMQFQADLLNVGVERPEINETTALGAAYLAGLAVGFWDSKDEIANRWKLEKDFTPNMEDKEREKLYKGWKKAVEATQVFKLEDE, encoded by the coding sequence ATGGAAAAATATATCTTATCAATTGACCAAGGAACTACAAGTTCAAGAGCAATTCTCTTTGACCAAGATGGTAAAATCAAAGGTGTAGCACAACGCGAATTTAAACAATTCTTCCCTAAATCAGGTTGGGTAGAACATGATGCAAATGAAATTTGGACATCAGTTTTAGCGGTTATCGCTGAAGTTTTAAATGAAGAAAATGTCGGTGCAGATCAAATCGCTAGTATCGGTATTACTAACCAACGCGAAACAACAGTAGTATGGGATAAAGAAACATCACGTCCTATCTACCATGCAATTGTATGGCAATCTCGTCAAACTCAAAGCATTTGTCAAGATTTAAAAGAACAAGGTCTAGAAGATAAATTCCGTGAGAAAACAGGTTTGTTATTAGATCCTTATTTTGCAGGTACAAAAGTAAAATGGATTTTAGATAATGTTGAAGGTGCGAGAGAAAAAGCTGATAATGACGAACTATTATTCGGAACAATTGATTCGTGGTTAGTTTGGAAATTATCTGGTGGTAAAGCACATATTACAGATTATACAAATGCAAGCCGTACATTAATTTATAACATTCATGAGTTAGAATGGGATCAAGAGTTACTTGATATTTTAGAAATTCCTAATTCTATGCTACCTGAAGTGAAAGCATCAAGTGAAGTCTATGCAAATACAATTGATTATCACTTCTTCGGTAAAGAAGTACCGATTTCTGGTATTGCTGGTGACCAACAAGCAGCTTTATTTGGACAAGCTTGCTTTAACCGTGGTGATGTGAAAAACACTTACGGTACTGGTGGATTCATGTTGATGAATACTGGTGAAGAAGCTGTTACATCTAAGAGTGGTTTATTAACAACTATTGCATATGGGATAGATGGTAAAGTGAATTATGCACTTGAGGGTTCTATCTTCGTATCTGGTTCTGCAATTCAATGGTTACGTGATGGTCTTAGAATGATTAATTCTGCTCCACAATCAGAGAATTATGCTGAGCGTGTTGAATCTTCAGAAGGTGTATATGTTGTACCAGCGTTTGTTGGTTTAGGTACACCTTATTGGGATGCAGAAGCACGAGGTGCAATTTTCGGCTTAACACGTGGTACAGAAAAAGAACATTTCATCCGTGCGACATTAGAATCATTATGTTATCAAACGCGTGATGTATTAGAAGCAATGGAAAAAGATTCTGACATTACAGTAAATAATCTACGTGTTGATGGTGGCGCTGTAAAAAATAATTTCATTATGCAATTCCAAGCTGACTTATTAAACGTTGGGGTAGAACGCCCAGAAATTAATGAAACGACAGCTTTAGGTGCTGCATACTTAGCAGGACTCGCTGTAGGATTCTGGGACAGTAAAGATGAAATTGCTAATCGTTGGAAACTTGAAAAAGATTTCACACCGAATATGGAAGATAAAGAAAGAGAGAAATTATATAAAGGCTGGAAAAAAGCTGTAGAAGCAACTCAAGTCTTTAAATTAGAAGATGAATAA